CGCCGTACTCGTTCTCCGCGAGCAGTTCCGCGCCGGGCGGGAGTTCGACGACGGCGTCGGAGTGCGTGGTGAAGACGGTGAACGAGTCGTCGATTCCCTCGAACAGTTCGCCGCCGCGGTGTTCGACCGTCCGGTAGCCGATCTCGTACTCGCCCATGTCCTCGACTCGTCCCCCGAGCGCCTCGGCGAGCACTTGGTGCCCGTAACAGACGCCCAGCATCGGGAGGTTCCGGTCCGCGGCCCCTTCGACCCACCCCAGGAGCGATCGGATCCACGGCTCGTCCCAGTAGACGGAGGCGCGGGAGCCGGTGATGACGACGCCGTCGTAGCCGTACGTCTCCGGGAGCGCCCCGTCGGTGACGTCGAACTCCGCGAGGGCGGCGTCGAGTTCGCGTCGGAAGTTGCGGCGTGTGTGTGTCGCGCCGTGAGACGCGTCCAGCAGTGCGAAGCGGGGTCTCTCCATCGGTTATCCGAACGCACGTGAGGGAATCACAAAGACGTTGTGTTCACACGAGCGTTTGCCGCGCTCTCGGTCACGTCGACGCCGCCTCGGACTCGACGAGTCCGACCAGCCGGTCGTTGACGACTCGCGAACGCTCGACGCCGACGAGGTGGGCTACGCCCTCGAACGGGAGCCACTCGCCGCGCGGGAGGCCGTCGGCCAACCGCCGCGCGCCGTCGACGGGCCACTGTCCGTCGGCGCCCCCGTGGACGACGAGCGTCGGCGCGGTCACCTCGTACAGCGGCGGCGGCCGGTAGTCGCTGACGGCGGCCGCCTGCGCCTCCCACACCCGTCGTGGGGCGTCCTCGGCC
This Salinigranum marinum DNA region includes the following protein-coding sequences:
- a CDS encoding type 1 glutamine amidotransferase, which produces MERPRFALLDASHGATHTRRNFRRELDAALAEFDVTDGALPETYGYDGVVITGSRASVYWDEPWIRSLLGWVEGAADRNLPMLGVCYGHQVLAEALGGRVEDMGEYEIGYRTVEHRGGELFEGIDDSFTVFTTHSDAVVELPPGAELLAENEYGVHAFRAGHAWGVQFHPEYDPGTAEEVTRGKDDQLSTERIESVVSGITPEAYDAACEAKQLFENFVDYARRVRDGPTAAAD